One Paraburkholderia sp. IMGN_8 DNA window includes the following coding sequences:
- a CDS encoding ribonuclease gives MARKWQRIKGVLIGALMLGGLFGSVPGAFARDYTAPADTDAQVQGTIAAAQLPREAVNTLNLIAAGGPYPYEKDGIVFGNRERLLPSHRRGYYHEYTVPTPRAHNRGARRIVCGGPLKRTDNCYYSDDHYTSFNRIVE, from the coding sequence ATGGCACGCAAGTGGCAGCGCATTAAAGGCGTGCTGATCGGTGCTTTGATGCTCGGCGGATTGTTCGGCTCCGTGCCTGGCGCGTTTGCGCGCGACTACACGGCACCCGCCGATACAGACGCACAGGTGCAAGGCACCATCGCCGCGGCGCAGTTGCCGCGCGAAGCGGTCAATACATTGAACTTGATTGCCGCAGGCGGGCCTTACCCGTATGAGAAGGACGGCATCGTATTCGGCAATCGCGAACGGTTGCTGCCGTCGCATCGGCGCGGCTATTACCACGAATACACCGTTCCCACGCCTCGCGCACATAATCGCGGCGCGCGTCGCATCGTCTGCGGAGGTCCGCTAAAGCGAACCGATAACTGCTACTACTCGGACGACCACTACACCAGTTTTAATCGTATTGTTGAATGA
- a CDS encoding barstar family protein, which yields MSDNVYAHDSGVATDLFAAGDGNLFQRVMKMRVGGQGRDNQSEASTVLSSNEEPMSLFKTVRPNIVQSIRAFRVQDLADEANQLGQHFLYAYCANAQSKQEVLETIATSFLFPKHFGKNYDALYDCLTDLVQKAGAQPGFVIVLEQLPVAQKFDKEGRETLLDVFREAAEFWAERKVAFRVFYSFA from the coding sequence ATGAGCGACAACGTCTACGCGCACGACTCCGGAGTCGCGACGGATCTTTTCGCGGCCGGCGACGGCAATTTGTTCCAGCGCGTCATGAAGATGCGCGTCGGCGGTCAAGGCCGGGATAACCAGAGCGAAGCTAGCACTGTGCTTTCATCGAACGAGGAGCCCATGAGCCTTTTCAAGACCGTACGACCGAACATCGTACAGTCGATCCGCGCGTTTCGCGTGCAGGATCTAGCCGACGAAGCCAATCAGCTCGGGCAGCATTTTCTGTATGCGTATTGCGCGAATGCGCAAAGCAAACAGGAAGTGCTTGAGACTATCGCTACATCGTTCCTGTTTCCGAAACACTTCGGCAAGAATTACGATGCGCTCTACGATTGTCTGACCGATCTGGTTCAGAAAGCGGGCGCACAGCCCGGCTTCGTGATCGTGCTCGAGCAACTGCCGGTTGCACAGAAATTCGACAAGGAAGGGCGCGAGACGCTATTGGACGTGTTCCGCGAAGCGGCCGAGTTCTGGGCCGAGCGCAAGGTTGCGTTCCGGGTGTTTTATTCGTTTGCCTGA
- a CDS encoding 16S rRNA (uracil(1498)-N(3))-methyltransferase encodes MPRFFVDTPLQPDDIMQLPDDVTRHILVLRLQPGDSIVLFNGAGGEYSAELVEVERRSAKVRIREFRTIEVEAPYHLTLAQGIAGGDKMDWLIEKAVELGASSFVPLTTTRSVVRLSGDRAQRRHVHWQGIVRASCEQCGRNRLPEVMPVREIATWLGALPRAPEDGELRILLSPRASISFSALPANPPYGRVTVLVGPEGGFSAAEEAAATDHGFTAVGLGPRVLRTETAGIAVLSALAARWGGW; translated from the coding sequence ATGCCTCGCTTCTTCGTCGATACGCCTCTCCAGCCCGACGACATCATGCAGCTTCCCGATGACGTCACGCGCCACATTCTCGTGCTGAGATTGCAGCCCGGCGATTCGATCGTGCTTTTCAACGGCGCAGGCGGCGAGTACAGCGCCGAACTCGTCGAAGTCGAACGCCGCTCGGCCAAGGTAAGGATTCGCGAATTCCGCACTATCGAAGTCGAAGCACCGTATCACCTGACACTCGCTCAAGGTATTGCCGGCGGCGACAAGATGGACTGGCTGATCGAGAAGGCGGTCGAACTGGGCGCGTCCAGTTTCGTGCCGCTCACCACCACGCGCAGCGTCGTGCGTCTTTCCGGCGACCGCGCGCAACGGCGGCATGTGCACTGGCAAGGTATCGTGCGCGCGTCGTGCGAACAGTGCGGACGCAACCGCTTGCCGGAAGTCATGCCGGTGCGCGAGATCGCCACCTGGCTCGGCGCGCTGCCGCGCGCGCCTGAAGATGGCGAGCTGCGAATCTTGCTGTCGCCACGCGCCAGCATCAGCTTTTCAGCTTTGCCCGCTAATCCGCCGTACGGCCGCGTGACCGTGCTGGTCGGCCCGGAAGGCGGCTTTTCGGCCGCTGAAGAAGCAGCTGCGACCGATCACGGATTTACCGCCGTCGGCCTCGGCCCACGTGTATTGCGCACGGAAACAGCCGGCATCGCGGTGCTCTCGGCGCTGGCGGCTCGCTGGGGCGGCTGGTAA
- a CDS encoding VOC family protein, whose translation MTAPRPAGVPWLTPYLTVRDARATTSFFEAAFGFEVRDSVQDDGVVMHVEMIYQGQLIVMFAPEGAFGSAAKTPRSAGAIAPQSFYIYVDDVDAVYTRALAAGAKSLSEPQDQFWGDRFAQVEDLDGYRWALARHLS comes from the coding sequence ATGACCGCCCCCCGTCCAGCCGGTGTGCCCTGGTTGACCCCCTATCTGACGGTACGCGACGCGCGTGCCACGACCTCGTTCTTCGAAGCGGCATTCGGCTTCGAAGTACGTGACAGTGTCCAGGACGACGGTGTTGTCATGCATGTCGAGATGATCTATCAGGGCCAGTTGATCGTGATGTTCGCGCCGGAAGGCGCGTTCGGCTCGGCTGCGAAGACACCCAGAAGCGCGGGCGCGATAGCGCCGCAATCGTTCTATATCTATGTCGACGATGTCGACGCGGTTTACACGCGGGCGCTGGCCGCCGGCGCAAAATCGCTGAGCGAGCCACAGGATCAATTCTGGGGAGACCGGTTTGCCCAGGTCGAAGATCTGGACGGCTACCGCTGGGCGCTCGCTCGCCACCTTTCCTGA
- the tkt gene encoding transketolase, producing the protein MTTSSPATTSLMANAIRALSMDAVQQANSGHPGMPMGMAEIGVALWSRHLRHNPKNPHWADRDRFVLSNGHGSMLLYSLLHLTGYDLPMEELKNFRQMHSKTPGHPEYGITPGVETTTGPLGQGLANAVGMALAESLLATEFNKPDAKIVDHHTYVFVGDGCLMEGISHEACSLAGVLKLNKLIAFYDDNGISIDGEVVHWFHDDTPKRFEAYGWNVIPNVVGHDVDAVDAAIKQAKQSDKPTLICCKTVIGEGAPTKAGSHDSHGSPLGDKEIAATRAAIGWKWEPFVIPQEVYAAWDAKEGGARLESDWDKAFAQYAAKYPQEAAEFTRRNAKQLPADWKEKAQAIIAGANERAETVATRKASQQAIEGLSAVLPELLGGSADLTGSNLTNWKAAKPVRVNAEGKAAGNYVNYGVREFGMSAAINGVALHGGFKAFGGTFLTFSDYSRNALRVAALMKAPSIFVFTHDSIGLGEDGPTHQSIEHVASLRLIPNLQVWRPADTVETAVAWTHAVEHQGPSCLIFSRQNLPFSERTDAQIANIEKGGYVLRDWNDEIVARKIILIATGSEIELALKAVEPLAREGIAARVVSMPSTTVFDKQDAAYRERVLPHGVRRVAIEAGVTDFWRKYVGLEGGVVGIDTFGESAPAGVLFKHFGFTVEHVVETAKTALG; encoded by the coding sequence ATGACGACCTCGTCTCCCGCAACCACCTCCCTGATGGCCAACGCAATCCGTGCGTTGTCCATGGATGCCGTTCAACAAGCGAATTCCGGTCACCCCGGCATGCCGATGGGCATGGCCGAAATCGGCGTGGCTTTGTGGTCGCGCCATCTGCGTCACAACCCGAAGAACCCGCACTGGGCCGATCGCGACCGTTTCGTTCTGTCGAACGGGCACGGCTCGATGCTGCTGTACTCGCTGCTGCATCTGACAGGCTACGATCTGCCGATGGAAGAGCTGAAGAACTTCCGCCAGATGCATTCGAAGACGCCGGGTCACCCGGAATACGGCATCACGCCGGGCGTCGAAACCACCACCGGCCCGCTCGGCCAGGGTCTGGCCAATGCAGTCGGCATGGCGCTCGCCGAGTCGCTCCTCGCCACCGAATTCAACAAGCCTGACGCGAAGATCGTCGATCACCACACGTACGTGTTCGTCGGCGACGGCTGCCTGATGGAAGGCATCTCCCACGAGGCCTGCTCGCTCGCCGGTGTGCTGAAGCTGAACAAGCTGATCGCGTTCTACGACGACAACGGCATCTCGATCGACGGCGAAGTGGTCCACTGGTTCCACGACGACACGCCGAAGCGCTTCGAAGCGTACGGCTGGAACGTGATTCCGAACGTGGTCGGCCATGACGTCGACGCGGTCGACGCCGCGATCAAGCAAGCCAAACAATCTGACAAGCCGACGCTGATCTGCTGCAAGACCGTGATCGGCGAAGGCGCGCCGACCAAGGCCGGCAGCCACGATTCGCACGGCTCGCCGCTCGGCGACAAGGAAATCGCGGCGACCCGCGCAGCCATCGGCTGGAAGTGGGAGCCGTTCGTGATCCCGCAAGAAGTCTACGCAGCGTGGGACGCGAAGGAAGGCGGCGCGCGCCTCGAGTCCGACTGGGACAAGGCATTCGCGCAATACGCGGCGAAATATCCGCAGGAAGCGGCTGAATTCACGCGCCGCAACGCAAAGCAACTGCCCGCCGACTGGAAGGAAAAGGCGCAGGCGATCATCGCCGGCGCGAACGAACGCGCGGAAACCGTCGCTACGCGTAAGGCATCGCAGCAAGCGATCGAAGGTTTGTCGGCCGTGCTGCCGGAACTGCTCGGCGGCTCCGCTGACCTGACCGGTTCGAACCTGACCAACTGGAAGGCCGCCAAGCCGGTGCGTGTGAACGCCGAAGGCAAAGCAGCCGGCAACTACGTGAACTACGGTGTGCGCGAGTTCGGCATGAGCGCGGCGATCAACGGCGTCGCGCTGCACGGCGGCTTCAAGGCGTTCGGCGGCACGTTCCTGACGTTCTCCGACTACAGCCGCAACGCGCTGCGCGTGGCCGCGCTGATGAAAGCGCCGTCGATCTTCGTGTTCACGCACGATTCGATCGGCCTCGGCGAAGACGGCCCGACTCACCAGTCGATCGAACACGTCGCGAGCCTGCGTCTGATCCCGAATCTGCAAGTGTGGCGCCCGGCCGATACGGTCGAAACGGCGGTGGCCTGGACTCACGCGGTCGAGCATCAAGGCCCGTCGTGCCTGATTTTCAGCCGTCAGAACCTGCCGTTCTCGGAGCGCACCGACGCGCAGATCGCCAACATCGAGAAGGGCGGTTATGTGCTGCGCGACTGGAACGACGAGATCGTCGCGCGCAAGATCATCCTGATTGCCACGGGTTCGGAAATCGAACTGGCGTTGAAGGCTGTCGAACCGTTGGCTCGTGAAGGCATTGCAGCGCGTGTCGTGTCGATGCCGTCGACCACCGTGTTCGACAAGCAGGACGCCGCATACCGCGAACGCGTGTTGCCGCACGGTGTGCGCCGCGTCGCGATCGAAGCGGGTGTCACGGATTTCTGGCGCAAGTACGTGGGTCTGGAAGGCGGCGTGGTCGGGATCGACACGTTCGGCGAATCGGCCCCGGCTGGCGTGCTGTTCAAGCATTTCGGCTTCACCGTCGAGCACGTCGTAGAGACGGCTAAAACCGCGCTCGGCTGA
- the gap gene encoding type I glyceraldehyde-3-phosphate dehydrogenase, translating to MTIRVAINGYGRIGRNTLRAFYENGKKHDIEIVAINDLGDARTNAHLTQYDTAHGKFPGEVSVDGDYLVVNGDKIRVLANRNPAELPWGELNVDVVMECTGFFTTKEKASAHIKGGAKKVIISAPGGKDVDATIVYGVNHNVLKASDTVISNASCTTNCLAPLVKPLNDKIGLVNGLMTTIHAYTNDQVLTDVYHEDLRRARSATHSQIPTKTGAASAVGLVLPELNGKLDGYAIRVPTINVSVVDLSFIAARDTTVEEVNAIMKEASEGALKGILGYNDAPLVSIDFNHNPASSTFDATLTKVSGRLVKVSSWYDNEWGFSNRMLDTAVALANAK from the coding sequence ATGACGATTCGCGTCGCAATCAACGGCTACGGCCGGATCGGCCGCAACACGCTGCGCGCCTTCTATGAAAACGGCAAGAAGCACGATATCGAAATCGTCGCCATCAACGATCTTGGCGATGCCAGGACCAACGCTCACCTTACGCAATACGACACCGCGCACGGCAAGTTCCCGGGCGAAGTGTCGGTGGACGGCGACTACCTCGTTGTCAACGGCGACAAGATCCGCGTGCTGGCTAACCGCAACCCGGCAGAACTGCCGTGGGGCGAGCTGAACGTCGACGTCGTGATGGAATGCACGGGCTTTTTCACGACCAAGGAGAAGGCTAGCGCGCACATCAAGGGCGGCGCGAAGAAGGTGATCATCTCGGCGCCTGGCGGTAAAGATGTCGACGCAACGATCGTCTACGGCGTGAACCACAACGTGCTGAAGGCATCGGACACGGTGATCTCGAACGCATCGTGCACGACCAACTGCCTGGCACCGCTCGTCAAGCCGCTGAACGACAAGATCGGCCTGGTCAACGGCCTGATGACGACGATCCACGCGTACACGAACGACCAGGTTCTGACGGACGTGTACCACGAAGACCTGCGCCGCGCGCGCTCGGCCACGCATAGCCAGATCCCGACCAAGACTGGTGCTGCATCGGCAGTCGGCCTCGTGCTGCCGGAACTGAACGGCAAGCTGGACGGCTACGCGATCCGCGTCCCGACGATCAACGTGTCGGTCGTCGACCTGTCGTTCATCGCCGCGCGTGACACGACGGTCGAAGAAGTGAACGCGATCATGAAGGAAGCATCGGAAGGCGCGCTGAAGGGCATCCTCGGCTACAACGACGCGCCGCTGGTCTCGATCGACTTCAACCACAACCCGGCTTCGTCGACGTTCGATGCAACGCTGACCAAGGTGTCGGGCCGTCTGGTGAAGGTGTCGAGCTGGTACGACAACGAGTGGGGCTTCTCGAACCGCATGCTGGACACGGCTGTGGCGCTCGCTAACGCGAAGTAA
- a CDS encoding FadR/GntR family transcriptional regulator, producing MKNVPHTVTDAAIATIRERIEAGAYPVGSLLPAQRQLSEELAISRASLREALSTLEALGLLVIRPGKGVYVESAQATAAKSWRFAEQSSLPDTYQMRFALEGFAARMAAQAVSDADLVWFEDNIAAMQTALTCEELDEAAQLDYDFHMRIVSIAGNAAIESILSSSADIMKESQRLPFYRRELVLSTYHEHRAILDALTARDSTAAGKAIETHISNAAQRAGVYFPIPQA from the coding sequence ATGAAAAACGTTCCGCATACCGTTACTGATGCCGCCATCGCGACCATCCGCGAACGGATCGAAGCGGGCGCCTATCCGGTGGGCAGTCTGCTGCCGGCGCAGCGCCAGCTTTCCGAAGAACTGGCGATCAGCCGCGCGTCGCTGCGCGAGGCGCTGTCCACCCTCGAAGCGCTCGGTTTGCTGGTGATACGCCCCGGTAAGGGCGTGTATGTGGAAAGCGCACAGGCTACGGCGGCGAAATCGTGGCGCTTCGCTGAACAGTCGTCGCTGCCGGATACGTACCAGATGCGTTTCGCGCTCGAGGGTTTTGCCGCGCGAATGGCGGCGCAGGCTGTCAGCGACGCCGACCTCGTATGGTTCGAAGACAATATCGCGGCGATGCAGACGGCGCTCACCTGCGAAGAACTCGACGAAGCCGCCCAACTCGACTACGACTTCCACATGCGGATCGTGAGCATCGCCGGCAATGCGGCGATCGAATCGATTCTGAGCAGCAGCGCGGACATCATGAAGGAAAGCCAACGGCTGCCGTTCTACCGGCGCGAGCTTGTGCTGTCCACCTACCACGAGCATCGTGCGATTCTCGACGCGCTCACGGCGCGCGACTCCACCGCGGCCGGCAAAGCGATCGAAACGCATATCTCCAATGCCGCGCAGCGCGCCGGCGTCTACTTCCCCATCCCGCAGGCGTAA
- a CDS encoding C4-dicarboxylate transporter DctA, with translation MLKFFNSLFGRVVIALVAGIVIGAVFPHFAQSLRPLGDGFLKLIKMVIGPIVFCVVVSGMAHAGDLRKVGRVGLKAVIYFEIMTTIALVIGAVLAYATRPGVGMNIDLHSLDPASLSTYTEHAKSLKDTAGFLLKIIPDTAINAFATGDILQILVFSVLFGSALSLLGNKAQRVSSLIDELAQVFFRVMSFIIKLAPLGVLGAIAFTTGTYGVESLKQLGMLVLVFYASCIVFVVVVLGVVMRLSGFSIFKLIRYLREELSIVLGTASSDAVLPQIMRKLEWMGVKDSTVGLVIPTGYSFNLDGFSIYLTLAVIFIAQATNTPLSMHDLIVVVLVSLVTSKGAHGIPGSAIVILAATLSAIPAIPVLGLVLILPVDWFVGIARALTNLIGNCVATVVVAVWENDIDRSRAHRVLNRDAALRYVPAGEETGIESTAGDHAPAV, from the coding sequence GTGTTGAAGTTTTTCAATTCACTGTTTGGCCGGGTCGTCATAGCGCTGGTGGCGGGCATCGTGATCGGCGCCGTGTTCCCGCATTTCGCCCAATCGCTGCGCCCGCTCGGCGACGGCTTTCTCAAACTGATCAAGATGGTGATCGGCCCGATCGTCTTTTGCGTCGTCGTGAGCGGCATGGCGCATGCCGGCGATCTGCGCAAAGTGGGGCGTGTCGGCTTGAAGGCGGTGATCTACTTCGAAATCATGACCACGATTGCGCTCGTGATCGGCGCGGTGCTGGCCTATGCGACGCGGCCCGGCGTCGGCATGAATATCGACCTGCATTCGCTCGATCCCGCTTCGCTGTCCACGTACACCGAGCACGCGAAGAGCCTGAAGGACACAGCCGGCTTTCTGCTGAAGATCATTCCCGACACGGCGATCAACGCGTTCGCGACCGGTGACATCCTGCAAATCCTCGTGTTTTCGGTGCTGTTCGGCTCGGCGCTGTCGTTGCTCGGCAATAAGGCGCAGCGTGTCAGCAGCCTGATCGACGAGCTGGCGCAGGTGTTCTTCCGCGTGATGAGTTTCATCATCAAACTCGCGCCGCTCGGCGTGCTTGGCGCGATCGCTTTCACCACCGGCACCTACGGCGTGGAATCGCTCAAGCAACTCGGCATGCTGGTGCTGGTGTTCTACGCGAGCTGCATCGTGTTCGTGGTGGTCGTGCTCGGCGTCGTGATGCGGCTGTCCGGCTTCAGCATCTTCAAACTGATCCGCTACCTGCGCGAAGAACTGTCGATTGTGCTCGGCACGGCTTCGTCCGATGCGGTGCTGCCGCAGATCATGCGCAAGCTCGAATGGATGGGCGTCAAGGATTCGACCGTCGGCCTCGTGATTCCGACCGGCTACTCGTTCAATCTCGACGGCTTCTCGATCTATCTGACGCTCGCGGTGATCTTCATCGCGCAGGCCACCAATACGCCGCTCTCGATGCACGATCTGATCGTGGTGGTGCTGGTCTCGCTGGTGACGTCGAAGGGCGCGCACGGTATTCCCGGCTCGGCGATCGTGATTCTGGCCGCGACGCTGTCCGCGATTCCGGCGATTCCCGTGCTCGGTCTCGTGCTGATCCTGCCGGTCGACTGGTTCGTCGGCATCGCCCGCGCGCTCACTAACCTGATCGGCAACTGCGTCGCTACGGTGGTGGTCGCGGTGTGGGAAAACGATATCGACCGGAGCCGCGCCCATCGCGTGCTGAACCGCGACGCTGCGCTGCGCTACGTTCCTGCCGGTGAAGAAACAGGTATCGAGTCCACCGCCGGTGATCACGCGCCCGCGGTCTGA
- the alc gene encoding allantoicase, whose protein sequence is MANPILDPNAPAFTRRYMNLADPRLGAKALYASDEFFAPKERMLEPQPAVFIPGKYDDHGKWMDGWETRRKRTTGHDYCVIKLARPGVVHGVDLDTSHFTGNFPPAASIDACHVDGDVPPDNVDWQTLVPATTLQGNQHHYVEVNDARAFTHLRVNLYPDGGLARLRVYGQPQRDWARVERGTLLDLAAIENGAYLVAANNQHFGPASQMLMPGRGVNMGDGWETRRRREPGNDWAIVALARPGVIRKIEVDTAHFKGNFPDRCSLQAASVTGGTDDSLVTQAMFWPVLLGDQKLQMDHVHTFAAELASHGPVTHVRFNIFPDGGVSRLRLWGEIA, encoded by the coding sequence ATGGCTAATCCGATCCTCGACCCCAACGCTCCCGCTTTCACCCGCCGCTACATGAACCTCGCCGACCCGCGTCTGGGTGCGAAGGCGCTCTACGCAAGCGATGAATTCTTCGCGCCGAAAGAACGCATGCTCGAGCCGCAACCGGCGGTGTTCATCCCCGGCAAGTACGACGACCACGGCAAGTGGATGGACGGCTGGGAGACCCGCCGCAAGCGCACCACCGGCCACGACTATTGCGTGATCAAGCTCGCGCGGCCGGGCGTCGTGCACGGCGTCGATCTGGACACGAGCCACTTCACCGGCAATTTTCCGCCGGCCGCCTCGATCGACGCGTGTCACGTGGACGGCGACGTCCCGCCGGACAACGTCGATTGGCAAACCCTCGTGCCGGCGACCACGTTGCAGGGCAACCAGCATCACTACGTCGAAGTGAACGACGCGCGCGCCTTCACGCATCTGCGCGTGAATCTGTATCCGGATGGCGGTCTCGCGCGCCTGCGCGTGTACGGCCAGCCGCAGCGCGACTGGGCGCGGGTCGAACGCGGCACGCTGCTGGACCTCGCCGCGATCGAAAACGGCGCGTACCTCGTCGCCGCGAACAACCAGCATTTCGGCCCTGCCTCGCAGATGCTGATGCCGGGGCGCGGCGTCAACATGGGCGACGGCTGGGAAACCCGGCGCCGTCGCGAGCCCGGTAACGACTGGGCAATCGTCGCGCTCGCGCGGCCGGGCGTGATTCGCAAGATCGAAGTCGATACGGCGCACTTCAAGGGCAATTTCCCCGACCGCTGCTCGCTGCAGGCAGCCTCGGTCACGGGCGGCACCGACGATTCGCTGGTCACGCAGGCGATGTTCTGGCCGGTGCTGCTCGGCGATCAGAAACTGCAGATGGACCACGTGCATACGTTCGCCGCGGAACTCGCGTCGCACGGGCCGGTGACGCATGTGCGTTTCAATATCTTCCCGGACGGCGGCGTGTCGCGCCTGCGGTTGTGGGGCGAAATCGCGTAA
- a CDS encoding ureidoglycolate lyase encodes MKTLQMERLTRAAFAPFGDVIELDGARHFAINGGTTERYHDLAKVDVTENGGRPLISVFRAQPRTLPVEIAMMERHPLGSQAFIPLTARRYLVVVAPAGEFDPAQMRGFWSDGWQGVNYAKGVWHHPLLALEQVSDFVVVDRGGEQPNCDELSLSEPYRLVYEASFEMVE; translated from the coding sequence ATGAAGACTTTGCAGATGGAGCGGCTGACGCGCGCGGCCTTCGCGCCGTTCGGCGACGTAATCGAGCTGGACGGCGCGCGCCATTTCGCGATCAACGGTGGCACGACCGAGCGCTATCACGACCTCGCCAAGGTCGACGTCACTGAAAACGGCGGGCGGCCGCTGATCAGCGTGTTTCGCGCGCAACCCCGGACGCTGCCGGTCGAAATCGCGATGATGGAGCGGCATCCGCTGGGCAGTCAGGCTTTCATTCCCTTAACGGCACGTCGATATCTGGTGGTCGTCGCCCCGGCGGGCGAGTTCGACCCGGCACAGATGCGGGGCTTCTGGAGCGACGGTTGGCAGGGCGTGAACTATGCGAAAGGCGTCTGGCATCATCCGCTGCTCGCGCTCGAGCAGGTGAGCGATTTTGTCGTGGTGGATCGGGGCGGCGAACAACCCAACTGCGACGAATTGTCGTTGTCCGAGCCGTACCGGCTCGTGTACGAAGCGAGCTTCGAAATGGTGGAATAG
- the fur gene encoding ferric iron uptake transcriptional regulator, with protein sequence MTNPTDLKNIGLKATLPRLKILEIFQHSPVRHLTAEDVYRNLLHEELDIGLATVYRVLTQFEQAGLLSRSNFESGKAVFELNEGSHHDHLVCLDCGLVEEFFDSEIESRQQSIAKERGFKLQEHALALYGACTKENCPHRKH encoded by the coding sequence ATGACCAATCCAACCGATCTCAAGAATATCGGGCTCAAGGCGACCCTACCGCGCCTCAAAATCCTTGAGATATTCCAGCATAGCCCGGTGCGCCACCTAACCGCAGAAGACGTCTACCGCAACCTGCTGCATGAAGAACTCGATATCGGCCTGGCAACCGTGTATCGCGTGCTGACGCAGTTCGAGCAGGCCGGCCTGCTGTCGCGCAGCAACTTCGAATCAGGCAAGGCGGTATTCGAGCTGAACGAAGGGTCGCATCACGATCACCTCGTATGCCTCGATTGCGGGCTCGTCGAAGAGTTTTTCGACTCCGAAATCGAAAGCCGCCAGCAGTCCATCGCAAAGGAACGCGGCTTCAAGCTGCAGGAGCACGCGTTGGCACTGTACGGCGCGTGCACCAAGGAGAATTGCCCGCATCGCAAGCATTGA
- the bamE gene encoding outer membrane protein assembly factor BamE, whose product MRGTLIAAVTVAVLAGCSTYDSLTQRVAQSITPYRITVVQGNFVSKEAASQMQVGLSRAQVRQLLGTPLLTDMFHADRWDYVFYFKRGSTSVVQQRDFVVIFAGDRVASWSGGDDLPSNLELLAEIDGDRRGRKAAVPVAASGASGASAPVAAAPVAVDTTRSPSADAAAVAAPSTDANAEAAQAANRATNAVQSPSGRTRSSVRSTAPTANGGGVPPQGPTSAGQPQFQFHRPPPPQVPGTQENPVGPTGPQSSNGGPTYNAPLTSSPATSGTGG is encoded by the coding sequence ATGCGGGGTACCTTGATCGCTGCTGTGACTGTCGCGGTTCTTGCCGGATGTTCCACCTACGACAGCCTGACGCAGCGCGTTGCACAAAGCATCACGCCGTACCGGATTACCGTGGTGCAGGGCAATTTCGTCTCGAAAGAAGCGGCTTCGCAGATGCAGGTCGGCCTGTCGCGCGCGCAGGTGCGCCAGCTGCTCGGCACGCCGTTGCTTACCGACATGTTCCACGCGGATCGCTGGGACTACGTGTTCTATTTCAAGCGCGGCTCGACTAGCGTCGTGCAACAACGCGACTTCGTGGTGATCTTCGCGGGCGACCGCGTCGCCAGTTGGTCGGGCGGCGACGATCTGCCGTCCAACCTCGAGCTGCTAGCCGAAATCGACGGCGACAGGCGCGGCAGGAAGGCCGCCGTGCCGGTCGCGGCGAGCGGCGCAAGCGGCGCCAGCGCGCCGGTGGCCGCGGCGCCGGTTGCGGTGGACACCACGCGCTCGCCGTCCGCCGACGCCGCCGCAGTGGCTGCGCCGTCCACGGACGCGAACGCCGAAGCTGCACAGGCCGCCAATCGTGCGACCAATGCGGTGCAGTCGCCGTCGGGCAGAACGCGGTCATCGGTGCGCTCGACCGCCCCGACCGCCAACGGTGGCGGGGTGCCGCCGCAAGGCCCAACGTCCGCGGGTCAGCCGCAGTTCCAGTTCCATCGTCCGCCGCCGCCACAGGTTCCGGGCACGCAGGAAAATCCGGTGGGACCAACGGGCCCGCAAAGCAGCAACGGCGGCCCGACGTATAACGCGCCGCTGACTTCTTCTCCCGCAACTTCGGGAACGGGCGGCTAA